The stretch of DNA GATACCGCCGCTGATATTCATACCTCCCCTTGCGGCCGGTTCCTGTATGTATCCAACCGCGGGCACGACAGCATCGCCCTGTTCCACGTTGATGATGAAACCGGCTTGCTGAAGGCGATGGATTGGCAGAGCACAGGCGGGCGTACGCCGCGAAACTTCGCCATAACCGGAGAATTGCTGCTTGCCGCCAATCAGAACAGCGGCAATATTACGTCGTTTACGATCGACAGCGAGAACGGCAGGCTGATTCCGACGGGCAATGAACTGGAAGTGCCGAAGCCGGTCTGCATTGCGATTCTGAATTGAATCGCCCAACATTTCATAAAATTATATAGTTCTCCAAGAATATAGAAGGAAATGGTAATGAGGGCTCGAATAGATATCATTGACTACGCTTTTAGTCGCATTCCTTAACCGAAATGGGGGATAGGATGGAGGATATTGCGGAACCGGTGGGTAAGGAAATCAAGGAAGGCGTGCGGACTTATTTCGTCTTGCCGCACTTGTACGAGCAAGCAGCTGCCTGTATAGATGAGAAGCTGAGCGGGAACCTGCCTTTCGCTAATCTTACGGTGCTTCACTACCGGGCTTTCGGAGGAACGGGTTCTTCCATTTTTCGGGCTGCCGGAGCGGTTGAGCTCATGATTCTCAGTGCGGATATTGTCGACGACCTTCAGGATAAGGACAACAGCTTGACGGCATGGAGCCGGATGAGCCCCGAAATTGCGCTCAACATTGCCTTTGGGCTGGCGTTCATTTCCGGACAGATGCTGCTTACCTGCCACTTCCCCTTGGAACGGATTCATGGGGCTGTACAATTTATGCACACCCAGACCCTTGCGGCCATTAACGGTCAAACGGCCGATCTGCTGAACGATATCGGGAGCGAGGAGGATTATCTTCGCATGATCAAGCAAAAGTCGGCTGCATTCGTAGTCGCCGCCTGCATGATCGGCACGTTCCTGGCTACCGGCGAGTGGAATAGTCAAGTAAGAGACTATGCCGAGGAACTTGGAATCGCCGATCAGATCAAGAACGACATCCGTGATCTGCTGGATTGGGAAAGGGGCGATTTCAAGAATCGTAAGAAAACGCTGTCTACGTTGTATCTTCTTCAGTTTATCG from Paenibacillus sophorae encodes:
- a CDS encoding polyprenyl synthetase family protein is translated as MEDIAEPVGKEIKEGVRTYFVLPHLYEQAAACIDEKLSGNLPFANLTVLHYRAFGGTGSSIFRAAGAVELMILSADIVDDLQDKDNSLTAWSRMSPEIALNIAFGLAFISGQMLLTCHFPLERIHGAVQFMHTQTLAAINGQTADLLNDIGSEEDYLRMIKQKSAAFVVAACMIGTFLATGEWNSQVRDYAEELGIADQIKNDIRDLLDWERGDFKNRKKTLSTLYLLQFIAVEDKWIADYFEGRLRMEEISHRREEFERAVERTGTFLYTSVRMRMHCYNYLQIVDKLDIDAHWKNRITALAE